A genomic window from Silene latifolia isolate original U9 population chromosome 11, ASM4854445v1, whole genome shotgun sequence includes:
- the LOC141612999 gene encoding uncharacterized protein LOC141612999 — translation MNDLATGLLPETTSNPLHPQTANQLSSEIDGVPTSNSKNSKRKTMHLSEFNQAFPPISNPIAPNENNITTMTHKQEPSRKQNFSYKETVQGFGSEMNFMSDISLDEIDLDSDEDDEDILDEDDAICYLSLMRKLQAKWSIKGKLTLTDLTCPYYIARFTSREDYEHVVTQGPWMIDDHYLTIRKWVPNFIPSEDSIKFLTAWVRIPNLPVEYFNEAFLRKVGSKVGKVIRVDRNTASAERGQFTRMSVEVDISKPLLSKFRLNGKIYPIQYEGLKMICFKCGKLGHNSEACHKGHELSEEARILGTEQLNSTENIANPNSLEAGLRPEEKDDFGNWMMVSKPQRKKSVQAQGKQGQTSGQSTTTRPIFNFANGPGKGETAIPKSNPISINNKSPVSSNNESTAPVSLLVNHHGPSHIVFTAQATTTTIPTPTTAVRNDTSHTDNIEVGMEAKETLAPYMGVMVPESPVMEVTFSSVQEDSSILQMEMAIPWNINQVLSLGTGNKNKINALEEVVRTYKPSIIALVETHMDGVHAIKIQKILGYTGHSRVDANGFSGGIWLYWKSEFVTVKPVKEHSQYITIEVSRNGEMPWFFSAVYASPNPSNRVELWTELEQYARINNHPWLLAGDFNETRSLAERHGGDQAIQSDHCPLLISPNGFAPLNSVQRPFRFQAAWMTHENFSEFIASNWDSNNNLVSQLSELSEKLQHWNGTVFGNIFRKKRVLMARIGGCQRELSQGRQGHLIKLEAKLRKELDEILEREEILWYQKSRVNFIKDGDRNTSYF, via the exons ATGAACGACCTTGCAACTGGTCTCCTACCGGAGACCACGTCAAATCCTTTACATCCACAGACTGCTAATCAATTATCCAGTGAGATTGATGGAGTACCTACGTCAAACTCAAAAAATTCCAAGAGGAAGACTATGCATTTGAGTGAATTCAACCAAGCTTTTCCACCCATTTCAAACCCTATTGCCCCCAATGAAAATAATATTACTACCATGACCCATAAACAAGAACCCTCCCGGAAACAGAATTTCTCGTATAAGGAAACCGTTCAAGGATTTGGCTCTGAAATGAATTTTATGAGCGACATATCCCTGGATGAAATTGACCTCGATtcagatgaagatgatgaagatattCTAGATGAAGATGATGCTATCT GCTATCTGTCTCTAATGCGCAAATTACAAGCTAAATGGTCGATTAAGGGCAAGTTAACCCTTACGGATTTGACATGTCCGTACTATATTGCTCGGTTTACATCAAGGGAAGATTATGAACATGTCGTCACACAAGGCCCTTGGATGATAGACGATCATTATCTAACGATTAGGAAATGGGTACCAAATTTCATCCCGTCTGAAGATAGCATCAAATTCCTAACTGCGTGGGTTCGTATTCCCAACCTTCCGGTTGAGTATTTTAATGAAGCTTTCTTAAGAAAAGTTGGGTCGAAGGTAGGCAAAGTCATCCGGGTAGACAGAAACACCGCTTCTGCTGAAAGAGGGCAATTTACACGAATGAGCGTAGAGGTCGACATATCTAAACCTCTACTTTCAAAATTCCGTTTAAATGGAAAAATTTACCCTATTCAATATGAAGGTTTAAAAATGATATGTTTCAAATGTGGGAAACTAGGGCATAATTCAGAAGCATGTCATAAAGGTCATGAGTTATCAGAGGAGGCTCGTATACTCGGAACAGAGCAACTAAACAGTACGGAGAATATTGCAAATCCAAATTCCCTGGAAGCAGGTCTCAGGCCAGAAGAAAAAGACGACTTTGGAAATTGGATGATGGTGTCCAAACCACAACGGAAGAAATCTGTTCAGGCACAAGGCAAACAGGGGCAGACATCCGGCCAAAGCACGACCACCAGACCGATTTTCAACTTTGCAAACGGTCCA GGTAAGGGTGAGACTGCCATCCCTAAATCCAACCCTATCTCTATCAATAATAAATCCCCTGTTTCATCAAATAACGAATCTACTGCCCCTGTTTCTCTGCTAGTCAATCACCATGGACCCTCACATATCGTATTTACAGCACAAGCAACCACAACCACGATACCTACCCCAACTACCGCAGTTCGAAATGATACCTCCCACACAGACAATATCGAGGTTGGTATGGAAGCTAAGGAGACCCTCGCACCCTATATGGGGGTGATGGTACCGGAGAGCCCGGTGATGGAGGTAACGTTCAGCTCAGTCCAGGAAGACTCATCGATTCTCCAGATGGAGATGGCGATACCATGGAACATTAATCAAGTTCTATCGCTA GGGACCGGTAATAAGAACAAAATAAACGCCCTCGAAGAGGTAGTTAGAACGTATAAACCTTCAATTATTGCTCTGGTGGAGACACATATGGACGGCGTCCATGCGATTAAGATACAAAAAATTCTAGGCTACACAGGGCACTCTCGAGTGGATGCTAATGGTTTTAGCGGAGGTATTTGGCTTTACTGGAAATCGGAGTTTGTGACTGTTAAACCAGTAAAAGAACATTCCCAATATATCACAATCGAAGTCTCACGCAATGGAGAGATGCCGTGGTTTTTTTCTGCTGTATATGCCAGTCCTAACCCGAGCAATCGTGTAGAATTATGGACTGAATTAGAGCAGTATGCACGAATTAACAATCATCCGTGGCTTTTAGCGGGTGACTTTAACGAGACACGATCATTAGCAGAACGTCACGGGGGAGATCAGG CAATCCAATCAGACCATTGTCCTCTGCTCATATCGCCAAACGGATTTGCGCCTTTAAATTCTGTTCAACGACCCTTCCGGTTTCAAGCTGCTTGGATGACACATGAAAATTTTTCGGAATTTATTGCGTCGAACTGGGATTCCAACAATAACTTGGTGTCTCAATTATCTGAATTATCAGAAAAACTACAACATTGGAATGGAACGGTCTTTGGTAATATTTTTAGGAAAAAAAGAGTGCTAATGGCTCGTATAGGAGGGTGTCAACGTGAACTCTCCCAAGGACGACAAGGGCACCTAATCAAATTGGAGGCGAAACTGAGAAAAGAACTCGATGAAATCCTTGAGCGCGAGGAGATTCTCTGGTACCAAAAATCCCGTGTGAATTTCATTAAAGACGGAGACcggaatacctcttatttttag
- the LOC141611249 gene encoding B3 domain-containing protein REM21-like gives MGSSDVKYPEFFNVFLPHLCSTNVKIPNAFVENISKKIPKKVVLKSRSGKLWAVALGEMEDGLYMQEGWSRFVMDNKLEAGDFVVFKYNGHHVFDVIIFGLSGCEKEQEGSSVKEKMADEKVKANKRGKDNRNASDGERAVVKRKVNKSRNYEKQQQGGMGLV, from the exons ATGGGTTCCTCGGATGTGAAGTATCCTGAATTCTTCAATGTTTTTCTTCCTCATCTCTGCTCTACAAATGTG AAAATCCCGAATGCTTTTGTTGAAAATATAAGCAAAAAGATACCTAAGAAAGTGGTGTTGAAAAGCCGATCTGGTAAGCTTTGGGCAGTGGCATTGGGCGAAATGGAAGATGGTTTGTACATGCAAGAAGGATGGTCCAGGTTTGTGATGGACAATAAACTAGAAGCAGGggactttgtggtgttcaaataCAATGGACACCATGTATTCGACGTCATCATTTTTGGGCTAAGCGGATGTGAAAAGGAACAAGAGGGTAGTAGTGTAAAGGAAAAGATGGCGGACGAGAAGGTAAAGGCGAATAAGAGGGGAAAGGATAACAGAAATGCAAGCGATGGGGAACGAGCCGTAGTTAAAAGGAAAGTCAACAAAAGCAGGAATTACGAGAAGCAGCAGCAGGGCGGAATGGGCTTGGTCTGA
- the LOC141611246 gene encoding putative pentatricopeptide repeat-containing protein At3g49142: MKDYTSFGLISDTRKVFDQIQDKNIVSWTILISGFTKRGHFYEAVNCFSEMLLSGVKPNEVTISSILPAFANTGLTVMGKAVHGLWVRRMYESNVIVETCLVDMYSRFGCMNVARLMFAEMPVRNVVSWNVIISGYANNEMGVEALRLFNLMRGDVGCVDCFTFMSVISAVSSGCCGGVSSAIHGLIVKSGDVVAWTQLLEGFSSCQQWSKVIEHSRKMMSVLGMALDSTALVSIISSCSRSGALLHGRRVHALIVKRGFSNDVFVGSALIDLYTNCGDLDCGKKCFNAMDKKDVVCWNAMIKAMGANGNGKDAVDLLWKMEDLGFKPNDSTLISVLSACSHAGMIEEGVQIFCHMINRWGVVPNSQHYACLVDLLGRSGRLDEAHSVMDKMPMQPHIGAYGALLNACKMYGNTEMGADIFRQLLKLDLKDAGHFCSVLNMYASAGDWEGVESSNVALRLNKIKKDPGYSSSELNMQVPVS, encoded by the exons ATGAAAGATTACACTTCTTTCGGTTTAATCTCCGATACCCGTAAAGTATTTGATCAAATTCAAGATAAAAATATAGTTTCTTGGACAATTTTGATTTCTGGGTTCACAAAAAGAGGACATTTTTATGAAGCTGTTAATTGTTTTTCGGAAATGCTGTTAAGTGGAGTAAAACCCAATGAGGTTACAATTTCGAGTATTTTACCAGCGTTTGCGAATACGGGTTTGACGGTGATGGGGAAAGCGGTTCATGGTTTGTGGGTTCGGAGAATGTATGAGAGTAATGTGATTGTTGAGACTTGTTTGGTTGATATGTATTCGCGGTTTGGGTGTATGAATGTTGCAAGGTTAATGTTTGCTGAAATGCCTGTGAGAAATGTTGTTTCTTGGAATGTTATAATTTCTGGTTATGCTAATAATGAGATGGGTGTAGAAGCGTTGCGGCTTTTTAACTTGATGCGAGGAGATGTGGGATGTGTGGACTGTTTTACGTTTATGAGTGTGATTTCAGCTGTTTCTAGTGGTTGTTGCGGTGGCGTCAGCTCTGCAATTCACGGTCTTATCGTCAAATCAGG TGACGTGGTTGCTTGGACGCAGTTGTTGGAAGGTTTCTCGTCTTGTCAACAGTGGAGCAAGGTAATTGAACATTCTAGGAAgatgatgagtgtacttggtatgGCACTTGATTCAACCGCTCTTGTTAGCATTATTTCTAGTTGTAGTAGATCAGGAGCTTTATTGCATGGCAGACGGGTTCATGCATTGATAGTGAAACGAGGATTTAGCAATGATGTTTTTGTAGGATCTGCACTCATAGACTTGTACACGAACTGTGGTGATCTAGACTGTGGGAAAAAGTGCTTTAATGCAATGGATAAAAAAGACGTGGTGTGTTGGAATGCTATGATTAAGGCTATGGGAGCAAACGGGAATGGGAAAGACGCGGTTGACCTACTATGGAAAATGGAGGATTTGGGATTTAAGCCGAATGattctactttgatttctgtatTGTCTGCCTGCAGTCATGCTGGCATGATTGAAGAAGGGGTTCAGATTTTCTGTCATATGATTAACAGATGGGGCGTAGTTCCTAATTCGCAACATTATGCTTGTTTGGTGGACCTGCTTGGTCGTTCAGGACGACTTGATGAGGCTCATTCAGTGATGGATAAGATGCCTATGCAACCGCATATAGGGGCTTATGGTGCATTGTTGAATGCATGCAAAATGTATGGCAACACTGAGATGGGAGCTGATATATTCCGGCAGCTACTGAAACTAGACCTCAAAGATGCTGGCCATTTCTGCTCTGTTCTCAACATGTATGCATCTGCGGGTGATTGGGAAGGAGTTGAGTCGTCTAACGTAGCTCTGAGacttaataaaataaagaaagaCCCTGGATACAGTTCATCTGAGTTAAACATGCAAGTACCCGTTTCATGA